In Saccharothrix violaceirubra, the following are encoded in one genomic region:
- the rfbB gene encoding dTDP-glucose 4,6-dehydratase: MTLLVTGAAGFIGSHFVRHRVSTRPDERVVALDALTYAGTETNLADVRSRIEFVHADIGDSGVVEKVLASYGVTTVVNFAAESHNSLAVLDPGRFFRTNVLGTQSLLESCRRVGVSRFHHISTCEVYGDLDLDATSAFTEASPYRPRTPYNASKAGADHAVRAYYETFGLPVTITNCANNYGSHQFPEKVLPLFTTYALDGRALPVYASAENRREWVHALDHCRAISAVLDRGVVGETYHVGTGVEASVSQIADLVLSELGLPLSLKETVPDRPGHDRRYLLDSSKIRRELGWEPSVSFEEGVRETIRWYASNRSWWEPLRDRSPVVESSWT; the protein is encoded by the coding sequence ATGACCTTGCTTGTGACCGGCGCCGCCGGGTTCATCGGATCGCACTTCGTTCGGCACCGGGTGTCGACGCGTCCCGACGAGCGGGTGGTCGCGTTGGACGCGTTGACCTACGCGGGGACCGAGACCAACCTGGCCGACGTGCGGTCGCGGATCGAGTTCGTCCACGCGGACATCGGGGATTCCGGTGTGGTGGAGAAGGTTCTGGCTTCTTACGGTGTCACCACCGTGGTGAACTTCGCGGCCGAGTCGCACAACAGTCTCGCGGTGCTCGATCCCGGGCGGTTCTTCCGGACCAACGTGCTGGGGACGCAGTCGTTGCTGGAGTCCTGTAGACGGGTGGGGGTTTCGCGGTTCCACCACATCTCGACTTGTGAGGTGTACGGGGATCTGGATCTGGACGCCACGTCGGCGTTCACGGAGGCGTCACCGTATCGGCCGCGGACGCCGTACAACGCGAGCAAGGCCGGGGCGGATCACGCGGTGCGGGCGTACTACGAGACGTTCGGGTTGCCGGTGACGATCACGAACTGCGCCAACAACTACGGGTCGCACCAGTTCCCGGAGAAGGTGTTGCCGTTGTTCACCACGTACGCGTTGGACGGGCGGGCGTTGCCGGTGTACGCCTCCGCCGAGAACCGGCGGGAGTGGGTGCACGCCCTGGACCACTGCCGGGCGATCTCGGCTGTGTTGGACCGTGGTGTGGTGGGGGAGACGTACCACGTGGGGACCGGGGTCGAGGCCAGCGTCTCGCAGATCGCCGATCTGGTGCTGTCGGAGTTGGGGTTGCCCCTGTCCTTGAAGGAGACCGTGCCGGACCGGCCGGGTCACGATCGGCGGTACCTGTTGGACTCGTCGAAGATCCGGCGGGAGTTGGGGTGGGAGCCGTCGGTGTCGTTCGAGGAGGGGGTTCGGGAGACCATCCGGTGGTACGCCTCGAACCGGTCCTGGTGGGAGCCGCTGCGTGATCGCAGCCCGGTGGTCGAGTCGTCCTGGACCTGA
- a CDS encoding DUF397 domain-containing protein: protein MRPDFSTATFKTSTRTDGNGTCVEVARVPGFAAVRDTKHRSVGHISFSDKAFGAFLKGLR from the coding sequence ATGAGGCCGGACTTCTCCACCGCCACCTTCAAGACGTCGACCCGTACGGATGGCAACGGCACCTGTGTCGAGGTGGCACGAGTGCCCGGTTTCGCTGCTGTGCGGGACACCAAACATCGGTCGGTCGGGCACATCAGCTTCTCCGACAAGGCATTCGGCGCCTTCCTGAAGGGTCTGCGTTGA
- a CDS encoding MerR family transcriptional regulator yields the protein MEDVPVMSIGEFARRSRLSPKALRLYERQGLLVPTAVDPVTGYRSYAEDQLDAARLIGRLRRLDMPLAVVGAVLAAPADARADLVAEYWAAVVRRIAVQSDLAAYLRSMLSEGKGLSAMYEVSSRAVPDQVVLTEQRHIRQPELSGWIGAAMSRLFTTALTDGGPSGSPFVIYHGEVTEDSDGPVEVCVPVAREVAGTPSRVEPAHTEAFVRLRKREVRYPQILGAFDAVATWVTDQGHPLTEAPREVYFADWEKIGPDDPACDIALPFKP from the coding sequence GTGGAGGATGTGCCCGTGATGTCCATCGGCGAGTTCGCCCGACGGTCCCGACTGTCACCCAAAGCGCTACGTCTGTACGAACGGCAAGGACTGCTCGTACCGACGGCGGTCGACCCGGTGACGGGCTACCGGAGCTACGCGGAAGACCAACTGGACGCGGCCCGGCTGATCGGCCGACTACGTCGGCTCGACATGCCGTTGGCCGTGGTCGGCGCGGTGCTCGCCGCCCCGGCGGACGCCCGCGCGGACCTGGTCGCCGAGTACTGGGCGGCGGTCGTCCGGCGCATCGCGGTCCAGAGCGACCTCGCGGCATACCTCCGCTCCATGCTGTCCGAAGGGAAAGGGTTGTCAGCCATGTACGAGGTGTCTTCCCGCGCGGTACCCGATCAGGTGGTTTTGACCGAGCAACGACACATCCGGCAGCCGGAGCTGTCGGGGTGGATCGGGGCCGCGATGAGCCGCCTGTTCACGACCGCGCTGACCGACGGCGGCCCGTCCGGCTCGCCGTTCGTGATCTACCACGGCGAGGTGACGGAGGACAGCGACGGCCCGGTCGAGGTCTGCGTGCCCGTCGCACGGGAGGTGGCCGGCACGCCGTCACGCGTCGAGCCGGCCCACACCGAGGCGTTCGTACGCCTGCGCAAGCGCGAGGTCAGGTACCCGCAGATCCTGGGCGCGTTCGACGCCGTGGCCACGTGGGTGACCGACCAGGGCCATCCGCTGACCGAGGCGCCGCGCGAGGTCTACTTCGCGGACTGGGAGAAGATCGGCCCGGACGACCCGGCCTGCGACATCGCCCTGCCGTTCAAGCCCTGA
- a CDS encoding helix-turn-helix domain-containing protein, producing the protein MPLTPTVRLKFLSIYMREARLRAGVEPREVAKLLGRDTTRVTKMEKGREGLTPGDAKMLLDRYDVHTDEQKSEIVDLARTRSQRGRWSGHRSIVPLQQRPYYDFEVDSDLIQHYGIEMVPGLLQTEDYMRAALARHFRTESFSVDDIVATRLERQEVLFRQRPAEAAFVLSESCLRRMFGGNLIMHAQLGHLEQLSRRRNVRIQVLPFDSAVSGGTPFSFTMLRVPAPTSAPPLNMVYVENLHDADYLDGDVEVADYSTAWSRLTADALGLEQSRRFIHGVAQQYA; encoded by the coding sequence ATGCCCCTCACGCCCACTGTGCGGTTGAAGTTCTTGTCGATCTACATGCGCGAGGCCCGGCTCAGAGCGGGTGTCGAACCCCGTGAGGTGGCCAAGCTTCTGGGGCGTGACACCACGCGCGTGACCAAGATGGAGAAGGGCCGCGAGGGGCTGACACCGGGCGACGCGAAGATGTTGCTGGACCGCTACGACGTGCACACCGACGAGCAGAAGTCCGAGATCGTCGATCTCGCGCGGACCCGGAGTCAACGGGGCCGGTGGTCGGGCCACCGTTCGATCGTCCCGCTCCAGCAGCGGCCCTACTACGACTTCGAGGTCGACTCGGACCTGATCCAGCACTACGGCATCGAGATGGTTCCCGGCCTGCTTCAGACCGAGGACTACATGCGGGCGGCGCTGGCCCGACACTTCCGCACCGAGTCGTTCAGTGTCGACGACATCGTGGCGACCAGGTTGGAGCGGCAGGAGGTCTTGTTCCGCCAGAGGCCCGCCGAGGCCGCGTTCGTCCTGAGTGAGAGTTGCCTGCGGAGGATGTTCGGCGGGAATTTGATCATGCATGCCCAGCTGGGGCATTTGGAGCAGTTGTCCCGGCGGCGGAATGTGCGAATCCAGGTGCTGCCATTCGATTCGGCGGTGAGTGGCGGTACACCCTTCAGCTTCACCATGCTGCGGGTGCCGGCGCCCACCTCGGCTCCACCGTTGAACATGGTCTACGTGGAGAACCTCCACGACGCGGACTACCTCGACGGTGATGTCGAGGTGGCCGACTACTCGACCGCCTGGAGCAGGCTGACGGCGGATGCCCTCGGCCTGGAACAATCGAGGAGGTTCATCCACGGCGTGGCTCAGCAGTACGCCTGA
- a CDS encoding DUF397 domain-containing protein translates to MAPDLPDSIFKTSSYTENAGTCVEVARLSGYVAVRDTKYRSGGHISVPPRAFQAFLNGVRR, encoded by the coding sequence ATGGCTCCCGATCTTCCGGATTCGATCTTCAAGACCTCGTCCTACACCGAGAACGCCGGCACGTGTGTCGAAGTGGCTCGACTTTCCGGCTACGTGGCGGTCCGGGATACGAAGTATCGTTCGGGCGGGCACATCAGTGTGCCGCCCAGGGCTTTCCAGGCGTTCTTGAATGGGGTGCGTCGATGA
- a CDS encoding DUF397 domain-containing protein: MTPDFTAASFKTSSYTEANGTCVEVAQVPGFVAVRDTKHRSGGHIAFPDAAFRAFVARVRA, from the coding sequence ATGACTCCCGACTTCACGGCCGCGAGCTTCAAGACCTCGTCGTACACCGAGGCCAACGGCACCTGTGTCGAGGTGGCGCAGGTGCCTGGCTTCGTTGCGGTGCGGGACACGAAACACCGGTCCGGTGGGCACATCGCCTTTCCGGACGCGGCGTTTCGGGCCTTTGTGGCTCGGGTCAGGGCTTGA
- a CDS encoding DUF397 domain-containing protein, protein MVRDFSTAIFKTSTYTQDNGTCVEVGRVPGFVAVRDTKHRACGHISFPVDAFRAFLQGVR, encoded by the coding sequence ATGGTCCGCGACTTCTCGACCGCCATCTTCAAGACTTCCACCTACACCCAGGACAACGGCACCTGTGTCGAGGTGGGCCGCGTGCCCGGCTTCGTGGCGGTGCGGGACACGAAACATCGGGCGTGTGGGCACATCAGCTTCCCTGTCGACGCCTTTCGGGCCTTCTTGCAAGGGGTGCGTTGA
- the recD2 gene encoding SF1B family DNA helicase RecD2 — MSDSVLDAVLERITFANEETGYTVARVDPGRGGDLVTVVGSLLGVQPGESIRMRGRWGSHPQYGRQFHVDDYSTVLPATIQGIRRYLGSGLIKGIGPVLADKIVMHFGVDALDVIERTPERLIEVPKLGPKRTKLIADAWEEQKAIKEVMIFLQGVGVSTSLAVRIYKQYTDKAIEVVKEEPYKLAADVWGIGFKTADTIAKAVGIPHDSPQRVKAGLAFTLSEATGNGNCFLPENELIGAAIKILQVDAGLVIECLAELITEEGVTREVMPDGEVGIYLNPFHRAEVSLAAQLSRLLNAPDDRLSAFASVSWDRAYAWLGASLADAQQEAVKLALTRKVAVLTGGPGCGKSFTVRSIVRLAVAKGAKVVLAAPTGRAAKRLTELTGHEARTVHRLLELKPGGDAAFDRDRPLDADLVVVDEASMLDLLLANKLAKAVAPGAHLLLVGDVDQLPSVGAGEVLRDVLAEGGPIPSVRLTHVFRQAQESGVVTNAHRINAGEIPIVQGLQDFFLFAVEESEDAAKVTVDVVANRLPRKFGFKPRTDIQVLAPMRGGPAGAGALNTELQEALTPSKPDLPERRFGGRVFRVGDKVTQVRNNYDKGENGVFNGTLGVVTGIDPVEQRLTVRTDEDEDVHYEFGELDELTHAYAMTIHRSQGSEYPCVVIPITTSSWMMLQRNLLYTAVTRAKKVVVLVGSRRAIGQAVRTVGAGRRHTALDHRLARRLGS; from the coding sequence GTGAGCGATTCGGTCCTCGACGCGGTCCTGGAACGGATCACCTTCGCCAACGAGGAGACCGGGTACACGGTCGCGCGGGTCGACCCGGGGCGGGGCGGGGATCTGGTCACCGTGGTCGGGTCGTTGCTGGGCGTGCAGCCGGGCGAGTCGATCCGCATGCGCGGACGTTGGGGTTCGCATCCCCAGTACGGGCGGCAATTCCACGTCGACGACTACTCGACGGTGTTGCCCGCGACGATCCAGGGCATCCGCCGGTACCTGGGGTCCGGGCTGATCAAGGGCATCGGGCCGGTGTTGGCGGACAAGATCGTGATGCACTTCGGCGTGGACGCGCTCGACGTCATCGAGCGGACGCCGGAACGCCTGATCGAGGTCCCCAAGCTGGGGCCCAAGCGCACCAAGCTGATCGCCGACGCGTGGGAGGAGCAGAAGGCGATCAAGGAGGTCATGATCTTCCTCCAGGGCGTCGGGGTGTCGACGTCGCTGGCCGTGCGGATCTACAAGCAGTACACGGACAAGGCGATCGAGGTCGTCAAGGAAGAGCCCTACAAGCTCGCGGCCGACGTGTGGGGAATCGGCTTCAAGACCGCCGACACCATCGCCAAAGCGGTGGGTATTCCGCACGACAGCCCGCAGCGGGTGAAGGCCGGGCTGGCGTTCACGCTGTCCGAGGCGACCGGGAACGGCAACTGCTTCCTGCCCGAGAACGAACTCATCGGCGCCGCGATCAAGATCCTCCAGGTCGACGCGGGCCTGGTCATCGAGTGCCTGGCCGAGTTGATCACGGAGGAGGGCGTGACGCGCGAGGTCATGCCGGACGGGGAAGTCGGCATCTACCTCAACCCGTTCCACCGCGCCGAGGTGTCACTCGCCGCCCAGCTGTCGCGGCTGCTCAACGCTCCCGACGACCGGCTGTCGGCGTTCGCGTCGGTGTCGTGGGACCGTGCCTATGCCTGGCTCGGTGCTTCGCTCGCCGACGCGCAGCAAGAGGCCGTAAAGCTGGCGTTGACGCGCAAGGTCGCCGTGCTCACGGGTGGGCCGGGCTGCGGCAAGAGCTTCACCGTGCGGTCGATCGTGCGGTTGGCGGTGGCGAAGGGCGCGAAGGTCGTGCTCGCCGCGCCGACGGGTCGGGCCGCGAAGAGGCTCACGGAGTTGACGGGTCACGAGGCGCGGACCGTGCACCGGTTGTTGGAGCTGAAGCCGGGCGGGGACGCGGCGTTCGACCGCGACCGGCCGTTGGACGCGGATCTCGTGGTCGTCGACGAAGCCTCGATGCTGGACCTGTTGCTGGCCAACAAGTTGGCCAAGGCAGTCGCGCCCGGCGCGCACCTGTTGCTCGTGGGCGACGTCGACCAGTTGCCGTCGGTGGGTGCGGGTGAGGTGCTGCGCGACGTGCTGGCGGAAGGCGGGCCGATCCCGAGCGTACGGCTGACGCACGTGTTCCGGCAGGCGCAGGAATCCGGCGTGGTCACCAACGCGCACCGCATCAACGCGGGCGAAATCCCGATCGTGCAGGGACTCCAGGACTTCTTCCTGTTCGCGGTCGAGGAGTCGGAGGACGCCGCGAAGGTGACGGTCGACGTCGTCGCCAACCGCCTGCCGCGCAAGTTCGGGTTCAAGCCGCGTACGGACATCCAGGTGCTCGCACCGATGCGCGGGGGTCCGGCGGGTGCGGGCGCGTTGAACACCGAGTTGCAGGAGGCGTTGACACCGTCCAAACCGGACCTTCCCGAGCGCCGGTTCGGCGGCCGGGTGTTCCGGGTGGGGGACAAGGTCACGCAGGTCCGCAACAACTACGACAAGGGCGAGAACGGTGTGTTCAACGGGACGTTGGGCGTGGTCACCGGAATCGACCCGGTGGAGCAGCGGCTGACGGTCCGGACGGACGAGGACGAGGATGTGCACTACGAATTCGGCGAGCTGGACGAGCTGACCCACGCTTACGCCATGACGATTCACCGCTCACAGGGCAGTGAGTACCCGTGCGTGGTCATTCCAATCACGACCAGCTCGTGGATGATGTTGCAGCGGAACCTGCTGTACACGGCGGTGACGCGGGCCAAGAAGGTCGTGGTGCTGGTGGGGTCGCGGCGGGCCATCGGGCAGGCGGTCCGCACCGTGGGCGCCGGACGACGCCACACGGCACTGGACCACCGACTCGCCCGACGCCTCGGGTCTTGA
- a CDS encoding serine hydrolase domain-containing protein yields MRKIVVAVAAIGLAATTTAGTATAAPDRIDRGVVQRALDNMARTGAQGVLLRVSDNGRSFTMRSGTARVDRPGPVPTNASFRVGSVTKTFVSTVVLQLVGEGRVDLDAPVSRYLPGLLPDGDRITVRQILQHTSGLYDYTRELSGDPAERFRHWDEIEPVEVSTSHPLDFQPGEKWAYSNTNYVVAGLLVTAVTGRWWGDEVERRIARPLGLRTTSAPGDRVDLPGPHAHGYTTWQGKTVDVTRLNPSVAGAAGSMVSTTADLDRFIDALLDGKLLKPAQQAELLKLTEVSSAYGLGIIAFGTSCGTIWGHSGGIDGFATLLYSSRDTKTRLALSANIAPEAGNADGWKEAVDEVFC; encoded by the coding sequence ATGAGGAAAATCGTCGTCGCGGTGGCCGCCATCGGATTGGCCGCCACGACCACAGCGGGGACCGCGACCGCCGCGCCGGACCGGATCGACCGCGGCGTGGTGCAGCGGGCGTTGGACAACATGGCCCGCACGGGCGCCCAGGGCGTCTTGCTCCGGGTCTCCGACAACGGGCGTTCGTTCACGATGCGTAGCGGGACCGCGCGCGTGGACCGACCCGGTCCGGTGCCCACCAACGCGAGCTTCCGCGTGGGCAGCGTGACGAAGACGTTCGTGTCGACCGTGGTGCTGCAACTCGTGGGCGAGGGTCGGGTCGACCTGGACGCGCCCGTGTCGCGGTACCTGCCGGGCCTGCTGCCGGACGGCGACCGGATCACGGTGCGTCAGATCCTTCAGCACACCAGTGGTCTCTACGACTACACGAGGGAGTTGTCCGGCGACCCCGCCGAGAGGTTCCGCCACTGGGACGAGATCGAGCCGGTGGAGGTGTCCACTTCGCACCCGTTGGACTTCCAGCCGGGTGAGAAGTGGGCCTACTCCAACACCAACTACGTCGTCGCGGGTCTGCTCGTCACCGCGGTCACGGGTCGGTGGTGGGGCGACGAGGTCGAGCGGCGCATCGCGCGCCCGCTCGGACTGCGGACCACGTCCGCGCCCGGCGACCGGGTCGACCTCCCCGGACCGCACGCCCACGGCTACACGACGTGGCAGGGCAAGACGGTCGACGTGACGCGGCTGAACCCGTCCGTCGCGGGCGCGGCCGGGAGCATGGTCTCCACCACGGCCGACCTGGACCGGTTCATCGACGCCCTGCTCGACGGCAAGCTCCTCAAGCCCGCGCAGCAGGCGGAACTGCTCAAGCTCACGGAGGTCTCGTCCGCGTACGGGTTGGGGATCATCGCGTTCGGGACCTCCTGCGGCACGATCTGGGGCCACTCCGGCGGCATCGACGGGTTCGCCACGCTGCTCTACAGCTCGCGGGACACCAAGACCCGACTCGCGCTCTCGGCGAACATCGCGCCGGAGGCCGGCAACGCCGACGGGTGGAAAGAGGCCGTGGACGAGGTGTTCTGCTGA
- a CDS encoding M14 family zinc carboxypeptidase, with protein MKSRRTLVTLAVTALAAAAVAVGGVPGNAGPTPDTAVAQPGPTYVYKVHAPLGTSTKALFAKGFDVLEDRDGDYLFVLGGANTGQDLKQAGYTAVVDEVLPAPTWEPPSAKAQARTSAEETYYGGYRTINAQWAHLDQVASQYPNLTSLVDYGDSWKKTQGSGGYDLRAICITKKNAGDCALNTNAPKPRFFVMGQLHAREITTGDVAYRWIDHLTQGYGTDPEVTALLDTTEFWVVPIANPDGVNIVQQGGNSPRYQRKNANTTNGASCSGTSGSHVGIDLNRNTDSHWGGEGTSSSPCAETYKGPSANSEVETRALQALWKNLYKDRRGTGPTDAAPADTTGIVLSMHSYSNLVLFPWGWTTQYKSGNDAPLRSMAKDLATMAGGWRYGQPGEVLYNAAGATDDWVYDALGVASFVWEIGPSSGTCSGFLPAYSCQAGTFWPKVKPMLLYSAKKAASPYGGGTPNPGTCAKQTNDADVQIPDGGASVTSTITVAGCTGTASASSQVEVHIKHTYRGDLVLDLVAPDGTAHRLKSQGNDSADDIDTTYTVDLGGKARNGAWQLRVQDVYVTDSGFLDSWSLTV; from the coding sequence GTGAAATCCAGAAGAACCCTGGTGACACTGGCCGTGACAGCACTCGCGGCGGCTGCCGTCGCCGTGGGTGGCGTACCCGGGAACGCCGGGCCGACGCCGGACACCGCTGTCGCCCAACCCGGTCCCACGTACGTCTACAAGGTGCACGCCCCGCTCGGCACGTCGACCAAGGCGCTGTTCGCCAAGGGCTTCGACGTGCTCGAGGACCGGGACGGCGACTACCTGTTCGTGCTCGGCGGTGCGAACACCGGCCAGGACCTGAAGCAGGCCGGCTACACCGCCGTCGTGGACGAGGTGCTGCCCGCGCCGACCTGGGAGCCGCCGTCGGCCAAGGCCCAGGCCAGGACCAGTGCCGAGGAGACGTACTACGGCGGCTACCGGACGATCAACGCGCAGTGGGCGCACCTCGACCAGGTCGCCTCGCAGTACCCCAACCTGACCTCCCTGGTCGACTACGGCGACTCGTGGAAGAAGACCCAGGGCTCGGGCGGGTACGACCTGCGCGCCATCTGCATCACCAAGAAGAACGCGGGCGACTGCGCGTTGAACACCAACGCGCCCAAGCCCCGCTTCTTCGTCATGGGCCAGTTGCACGCCCGTGAGATCACGACCGGCGACGTGGCCTACCGGTGGATCGACCACCTCACCCAGGGCTACGGCACCGACCCCGAGGTGACCGCGTTGCTCGACACGACCGAGTTCTGGGTCGTGCCGATCGCGAACCCGGACGGCGTGAACATCGTGCAGCAGGGCGGCAACTCGCCGCGCTACCAGCGCAAGAACGCGAACACCACGAACGGTGCGTCGTGCTCGGGGACGTCGGGCAGCCATGTGGGCATCGACCTCAACCGGAACACCGACTCGCACTGGGGTGGCGAAGGGACGTCGTCCAGCCCGTGCGCGGAGACGTACAAGGGGCCGTCGGCCAACTCCGAGGTCGAGACGCGGGCCCTCCAGGCGTTGTGGAAGAACCTGTACAAGGACCGCCGGGGCACCGGGCCGACGGACGCCGCGCCGGCCGACACCACGGGCATCGTGCTGTCGATGCACAGCTACTCGAACCTGGTGCTGTTCCCGTGGGGCTGGACCACGCAGTACAAGTCGGGCAACGACGCGCCGTTGCGGTCGATGGCCAAGGACCTGGCGACGATGGCCGGCGGGTGGCGGTACGGGCAGCCGGGCGAGGTGCTCTACAACGCGGCCGGTGCGACGGACGACTGGGTGTATGACGCTTTGGGCGTGGCCAGCTTCGTGTGGGAGATCGGGCCTTCGTCGGGTACGTGCAGCGGGTTCCTGCCCGCGTACTCGTGCCAGGCCGGGACGTTCTGGCCGAAGGTCAAGCCGATGTTGCTGTACTCGGCCAAGAAGGCCGCTTCTCCGTACGGTGGCGGGACTCCGAACCCGGGTACCTGTGCGAAGCAGACCAACGACGCCGACGTGCAGATCCCGGACGGCGGCGCGTCGGTGACGAGCACGATCACGGTGGCGGGGTGCACGGGGACGGCTTCGGCCTCCTCGCAGGTCGAGGTCCACATCAAGCACACGTACCGGGGTGACCTGGTGCTGGATCTCGTGGCGCCGGACGGCACCGCGCACCGGTTGAAGTCGCAGGGCAACGACAGCGCCGACGACATCGACACGACCTACACGGTGGATCTCGGTGGCAAGGCCCGGAACGGGGCCTGGCAGTTGCGGGTGCAGGACGTGTACGTGACGGACAGCGGGTTCCTGGACTCCTGGAGCCTGACGGTGTGA
- a CDS encoding glycosyl hydrolase family 18 protein, translated as MSKTRWHLTALFVAAATAAVGLVVAPSASGAGGVSATFTKGSDWGSGYEGKYTIKNGSTSALTSWTVEFDLPTGHKVASVWDGTQTTSGQHVTVKNTWNGNIGAGASVSFGFNVQYSGGFTAPQNCKLNNASCDAGGNPTTSTTTTTTTTTTTTKPTSTTTTPPITTDPTAPTTTTTTGTPPPPGQKNLGYFTQWGVYGRQYFVKNIVTSGSAAKLTHINYAFGNVQGGKCTIGDAYADYDMAYTTANSVDGVADTWDNGALRGNFNQLRKLKKMYPHIKVLFSFGGWTWSGGFGQAAQNPAAFAESCYQLVEDPRWADVFDGIDLDWEYPNACGLTCDTTGFSSLKTLTSAVRTRFGANNLVTAAITADASNGGKLDLADYGGTAQYLDWYNVMTYDFFGAWAAKGPTAPHSPLTAYEGIPQQGFNTDEALQKLKSKGVPASKLLIGIGFYGRGWTGVTQATPGGTATGAAPGTYEAGIEDYKVLKTKCPSTGTIAGTAYAFCGGNWWSYDTPATIGGKMTYAKQQGLGGAFFWSLDGDTTNGELVTAISNGLK; from the coding sequence ATGTCCAAGACTCGATGGCATCTCACTGCGCTGTTCGTGGCGGCGGCCACGGCCGCCGTGGGTCTCGTCGTGGCGCCCTCGGCGAGTGGCGCCGGCGGCGTCTCCGCCACGTTCACGAAGGGCTCCGACTGGGGCTCGGGTTACGAGGGCAAGTACACGATCAAGAACGGCTCCACGTCGGCCCTGACGTCGTGGACCGTCGAGTTCGACCTGCCCACCGGCCACAAGGTCGCGTCGGTCTGGGACGGCACCCAGACCACCAGCGGCCAGCACGTGACGGTGAAGAACACCTGGAACGGCAACATCGGGGCCGGCGCCTCGGTCAGCTTCGGCTTCAACGTGCAGTACTCGGGTGGGTTCACCGCCCCGCAGAACTGCAAGCTGAACAACGCCTCGTGCGACGCGGGTGGCAACCCGACCACGTCGACCACCACGACGACGACCACGACCACCACGACGACGAAGCCGACGTCGACCACGACGACGCCTCCGATCACCACGGACCCGACGGCGCCGACGACCACGACGACGACCGGCACCCCGCCGCCCCCCGGCCAGAAGAACCTGGGCTACTTCACCCAGTGGGGCGTCTACGGTCGCCAGTACTTCGTCAAGAACATCGTCACCAGCGGTTCCGCGGCGAAGCTGACGCACATCAACTACGCGTTCGGCAACGTCCAGGGCGGCAAGTGCACCATCGGTGACGCTTATGCCGACTACGACATGGCGTACACCACCGCCAACAGCGTGGACGGCGTCGCCGACACGTGGGACAACGGCGCGCTGCGCGGCAACTTCAACCAGCTGCGCAAGCTGAAGAAGATGTACCCGCACATCAAGGTGCTGTTCTCCTTCGGTGGTTGGACCTGGTCCGGCGGCTTCGGCCAGGCGGCCCAGAACCCGGCCGCGTTCGCCGAGTCGTGCTACCAGCTCGTCGAGGACCCGCGTTGGGCCGACGTGTTCGACGGCATCGACCTCGACTGGGAGTACCCGAACGCCTGTGGTCTGACCTGCGACACCACCGGCTTCTCGTCCCTGAAGACGCTGACCTCGGCCGTTCGCACCCGCTTCGGCGCGAACAACCTGGTGACCGCGGCCATCACGGCCGACGCGTCCAACGGTGGCAAGCTCGACCTGGCCGACTACGGCGGCACGGCGCAGTACCTCGACTGGTACAACGTCATGACCTACGACTTCTTCGGCGCGTGGGCGGCCAAGGGCCCGACGGCTCCGCACTCCCCGCTGACGGCGTACGAGGGCATCCCGCAGCAGGGCTTCAACACCGACGAGGCGCTGCAGAAGCTCAAGAGCAAGGGCGTTCCGGCGTCCAAGCTGCTCATCGGCATCGGCTTCTACGGCCGCGGCTGGACCGGCGTCACGCAGGCCACCCCCGGCGGCACCGCGACCGGTGCGGCGCCCGGCACGTACGAGGCGGGCATCGAGGACTACAAGGTCCTCAAGACGAAGTGCCCGAGCACCGGCACCATCGCCGGCACCGCGTACGCGTTCTGCGGTGGCAACTGGTGGAGCTACGACACCCCCGCCACCATCGGCGGCAAGATGACGTACGCCAAGCAGCAGGGTCTGGGCGGCGCGTTCTTCTGGTCGCTCGACGGTGACACCACCAACGGCGAGCTGGTCACCGCGATCAGCAACGGCCTGAAGTAA